A single genomic interval of Electrophorus electricus isolate fEleEle1 chromosome 4, fEleEle1.pri, whole genome shotgun sequence harbors:
- the map2k1 gene encoding dual specificity mitogen-activated protein kinase kinase 1, whose amino-acid sequence MQKRKKPDPIQLNPIPDGNAVNGTGATETNLEALQKKLEELELDEQQRKRLEAFLTQKQKVGELKDDDFEKICELGAGNGGVVFKVLHRPSGLIMARKLIHLEIKPAIRNQIIRELQVLHECNSPYIVGFYGAFYSDGEISICMEHMDGGSLDQSLKKAGKIPEQILGKVSIAVIKGLSYLREKHKIMHRDVKPSNILVNSRGEIKLCDFGVSGQLIDSMANSFVGTRSYMSPERLQGTHYSVQSDIWSMGLSLVEMAIGRFPIPPPDAKELEQIFGLPMEGDPSFSEASTKPRPPGRPGSSYGPDSRPPMAIFELLDYIVNEPPPKLPGIFGTEFQDFVNKCLIKNPAERADLKQLMVHPFIKTSEAEEVDFAGWLCTTIGLNQPATPTHGVGM is encoded by the exons atgcaaaaaCGGAAGAAGCCAGATCCGATCCAACTCAATCCAATTCCTGATGGAAATGCTGTTAACGGAACCGGTGCTACAGA aacAAACCTGGAGGCTTTGCAGAAGAAGTTGGAGGAGTTGGAACTGGATGAGCAGCAGAGGAAGCGTTTGGAGGCCTTCCTCACACAGAAGCAGAAGGTGGGCGAGCTGAAGGACGATGACTTTGAGAAGATTTGTGAGCTGGGCGCGGGCAACGGTGGTGTGGTCTTCAAGGTTTTGCACAGACCCTCTGGACTCATCATGGCCCGGAAG CTGATCCACCTGGAGATCAAGCCAGCCATCAGGAACCAGATCATACGAGAGCTGCAAGTGTTACACGAATGTAATTCTCCCTACATTGTAGGATTTTATGGGGCTTTCTACAGTGACGGAGAGATCAGCATTTGCATGGAGCACATG GATGGTGGCTCACTGGACCAATCTCTGAAAAAAGCAGGCAAGATCCCAGAGCAAATACTGGGCAAAGTTAGCATTGCG GTGATAAAAGGGCTTTCCTACCTAAGAGAGAAGCACAAAATCATGCACAGAG ACGTGAAGCCATCCAACATCCTGGTGAACTCACGTGGTGAGATCAAGCTGTGTGACTTTGGTGTGAGTGGACAGCTTATTGACTCCATGGCCAACTCGTTTGTGGGCACTAGATCCTACATGTCT cctgaGCGTCTGCAGGGAACTCACTACTCTGTTCAGTCTGACATCTGGAGTATGGGTCTCTCGCTGGTGGAGATGGCCATTGGCCGCTTCCCCATCCCGCCACCTGATGCTAAAGAGCTGGAGCAGATCTTTGGCCTCCCCATGGAGGGGGATCCCTCGTTCAGTGAGGCCTCTACTAAACCCAGGCCTCCTGGCCGGCCTGGCAGCT CATATGGACCTGACAGCAGGCCGCCAATGGCCATCTTTGAGCTGCTTGACTACATTGTCAATGAG CCACCTCCCAAGCTGCCAGGCATCTTTGGCACAGAATTTCAAGACTTTGTTAACAAATG TTTAATCAAAAATCCTGCAGAGAGGGCAGATCTGAAGCAACTGATG GTCCATCCGTTCATAAAGACTTCAGAGGCAGAAGAAGTGGACTTTGCTGGATGGCTGTGCACCACCATAGGCTTAAATCAGCCAGCGACCCCAACCCATGGAGTGGGGATGTGA